The nucleotide sequence AAAGTAATAAAAAATAGTGAAAAACAAAACTTGCTTTTCACTATTTACTAATTATTTCTTAAGCCAATTGTTTTCAAACTTACAGTTCTTGTATTCTCCGTTTACTGAAATGTAAGTTTTCTCGATATGTTCTTTCATCCACTTACTGATGGCTTTCAGTTGTTTTTCTTTCAGAGCTAAATCTTGTATCTTTACGTAATCCTTTACAAAGTCGGCTTGGTGTTCCTCAATACGGTTGGTGATTTGGTAAATCTTATAAGTTTTTTTGCCTGTTCTATCTTCGTCGAGGAAAGGTACTGATACCTCATTGTCTTTAAGGTCTGAAATGCGAGCGTAAAGTGTAGGCTCTATACGGGTAAGCTCAAAACGAGTAGAAAGGTCTTCGGGGTTGATAAGCTGACCGCCATCGTTGCGGGTTTCTTTTTCATCGGAGAAATTACGTGCAGCCTCGTCGAAAGTAAGCTCTTTGTTTACAATACGGTCGCGTATTTTGGCTATCTTCTCTTTAGCCTCGTTGAGAGCTTCTTGAGGAATTTCAGGCATTAACAAGATGTGTCGTACACTCACTTCCTTACCGCGAATCTTGTCCATTTGGATAATATGCCAACCGAAGCTAGACTCAAAGGGCTTAGATATTTCTCCTTCCCGCAGAGTGAAGGCTACGTCTTTAAAAGCTTTATCAAAAGCAGAGTTACGGTTGAAGGTGAGTACTTGTCCGCCAGTAGCGCGGTCTTGGGAGTAGAGAATGGCTTTGGTAGAAAAACTCATACCGTTTTCCTCTACATCTTTTTTAATATCGTTGAGTTGGTTTATTACTTTTTGTACCGAACTTTTGGGAGCTACAGGATTGACTACAATTTGAGCGATTTCTAATTCAGTACCAAAGTGCGGACGTTCATCGGCTGGAATAGCGTTGAAGAAAGTACGTACTTCCTCAGGAGTTACTTCTATATCTTTTATAATTTGTTGTTTCATACGCTGAGCGAGCATACTCACTTTTAGGAGGTTGAAAAGCTCATCGCGCATAGATTGTTCGTCGTCTTTTTTATAGAACTCTAAAAGTTTCTTAATGTCGCCACCTAACTGAGCGGTCAAAAACTCAATACGTTGGTTCACTTGGTCACGTACTTCGCTATCGGTGAGCTTCACACTGTCTTGCACAGCTTGGTGAGCGTAGAGTTTATCCTCCATCAGTTTGCCGAGCATCTGGCAACGGTTGATTTCACGAGTGTCTACCTCTTGCTGTTGCAAATCAATATACGCCTTGTCGATATCTGATTCTAAAATCAAATAATCACCTACTACCGCTGCTACACCATCTACCTTTCTGCGCTCATTGTTTTGGGCAAAAAAAGGAGTAGTGAACAACAATATTACAAGTGCTGACCAAATTTTTGTTTTATTCATAAACTTCGTTATTAACTTTAAACGTTCTGTTATTATATCAAAAGATGTGCCTAATTGCACTAACCAATTTGCAAAAGTAGTATTTATATTGGAAAAACGAAACTTTCTACTTTATTTTATTTTAAAACTACCGATGAACCACCCTATTGCGGGAAAGTAAAAAAGAGCAGTGAATGCCCATAACCATTCATAAAAATTACTGAAAATAGGATAGTTTACAATTACTGAAAACCCTTTGTAGGTGATGAGTACCTCGGTGGTGATAAAAGCAAAAAGAAACAGATAAACGAGCCATCGGTTTACTTTGTATACTTCTTCTAAAAACAGCAAGAGACCTATGGTTACAATCCCTAGAAAGTTAAAGTGTAAGTAACTTATCAACAGGTCGATGTTTTTAAACAAATAAGGCGTAAGAACAGGGAAAGCACCTGTGAACATCATTACTACTTTGGCGATAAAGAAACTGATAAATACAGTAGCTAAAAAACTCTTAGGTTGAGTTTTTAGGTATAAACGCAATATCATCACTACCGCAATGAGCCAAATAAGCACCGAAGCTCCTCCTACGATATAGTAAATAGGATAGCTAAAATAGCCTACCCAAGAGATGAAAAGCGAACCTATAATTCCCGCTTGAAACAGAATGAATACGCGCTTGATGAGTTGAGGATATTGAACGTCCCAACCGTATTTTTTTATAAAGAGTCCCATTAGGCTACTGAGCATAAAACCATTGTATTGAAAGTGCAAAAAGAAGGCAATGGCACACATATACATATCAGAGAACTTGCCATATTTCACTATGGTTACGGGCATTAGCCATATTCCCAAACTCGATAGGATAAGATACCAAATTCCCATTTTTACAAAAGGGGAAGTGGCATACTTCATAAAAAACTTCGCAAAAAAATAGGTACAGAAGATAAATACTGATGAAAAACTGATAGAAACAGCCCCATATCCTTGAAAAGGAAAGCTACATAACATACCTAATACCGATAACTGAGTGACGTAGAACAGCCATCGGTAACGTTTGTGAAGTTGAGCGTTAAGAGGAATGAAAGTGCGCACTAAAATAGCCGAGAGCAGTACGTATACAAACCCTAAAAGTGCTAAATGCGAATGAGTATGCACGATATTTCGATAATTGAAATCGAAAGGATAGTCCACTACTTGTACCGAGCGCATAAAGATACCCAAGCACACTACTATAACGAAATAGGTGAATGCCCATCGTACATCAGTTCGTATGTTTAATTTAGTATTCAAAAGTACCATATTCGCTTTTTATAGTGAGACATTTATTATCTGATGAAGCTACTCTACCTATGATTTGCGCTTCTACATTAAATGATTTTGCAATAGTGATAATATCTTCTGCAATGGCTTCCTTTACATAGAGCTCCATACGATGCCCACAGTTGAACACCTGGTACATCTCTTTCCAATCGGTTTTTGATTCTTCTTGAATGAGTTTGAAAAGGGGAGGGGTAGGGAAAAGGTTGTCTTTGATAATATGCAAGTTATCTACAAAGTGCAAAATTTTAGTTTGTGCGCCTCCACTGCAATGCACCATACCACATATTTGGGTATTGTTGTACTTTTCTAATATCTTCTTGATGATAGGAGCATAGGTACGAGTAGGAGAGAGAACGAGTTTGCCAGCGTTTAACGGACTGCCAATTACCTTGTCGGTAAGTTGTTTCGTGCCAGCATATACGAGCTCACTGGGGACAGAGGCATCGAAACTTTCGGGGTATTTGTCTGCTAATACTTTTGCAAACACATCGTGACGCGCTGAGGTGAGTCCGTTGCTACCCATACCGCCATTGTATTCGTTTTCGTAGGTAGCTTGACCGTAGGAGGCGAGTCCTACAATCACATTGCCCGCTTTGATATTTGCGTTATCAATCACTTTACGGCGTTCTATGCGCGCTGTAACCGTAGAATCGACAATGATAGTGCGCACCAAATCACCCACATCGGCAGTTTCTCCCCCTGTAGAATGGATATGCACTCCAAAGGCAGAGAGTTCTGCAATCAGCTCTTCTGTTCCGTTGATAATAGCTGAAATGACTTCCGCAGGAATGAGGTTTTTATTGCGCCCAATGGTGGACGAAAGCATAATATTATCGACTGCTCCCACGCACAATAAATCGTCTATGTTCATTATGAGAGCATCTTGTGCAATGCCTTTCCACACGCTTAGGTCACCGGTTTCTTTCCAATACATATATGCCAAAGCCGACTTGGTACCGGCGCCATCGGCGTGCATTATAAGACAATAGTTGTCGTCGCCCGTAAGGTAATCGGGGACTATTTTACAAAAGGCTTTGGGGAATAATCCTTTATTGATATTTTTGATAGCTTTATGCACTTCGTCTTTGGCTGCCGAAACTCCGCGTTGTGCATAACGTTTGCTTACTTCCATTATAGTTTATTTTTGAGAGGCAAAGGTAAGAATAATTTATCAATTAGCAAATTTGGTACAGTGTGGTGTGAGCCACAAGGGTAGGTAAGGAATGAACGAACAATAAGTGAAAGAAGGCTTGTAGTTAATGATTAATGGTTAATGGTGAAATTGGGAGAGGATTATACAAAGCTTATAGGATAATTAAACAATGAGTGGCTCTACAGTGGCTCTACAGTGGGTCTACAGTGGGTCTACAGTGGGTCTACAGTGGGTCTACAGTGGGTCTACAGTGGGTCTACAGTGGGTCTACAGTGGGTCTACAGTGGGTCTACAGTGGGTCTACAGTGGGTCTACAGTGGGTCTACAGTGGGTCTACAGTGGGTCTACAGTGGGTCTACAGTGGGTCTACAGTGGGTCTACAATGGGTCAACAGTGGGTCTACAATGGGTCAACAGTGATGAATAAACGAAGGAATAACGAAGGAATAACGAAGAATGAACGAAGAATGAACGAAGAAACAATAAATCTAAGATGAATGTAAGGTGAATAGAAGGAGTAAATGTGTTGTGTAAATGACGGTCTTTTGGTGCTGAAAGGGGGAATTTGTACAATTGTTATTATTTTACTACTTTTGCCAAAAATTCTGTACTGATGGAAGCAAATGTTATCAGAGCTGGAAATTACAACGTTTATTTTAATGAGGAAGGAACTGATTTTATCAATCGAATGGTTGCGGAAAAACGTCCTTCGAAGCTGTTTTTGTTGGTGGACAGTCATACCAATGAAAAATGTTTGCCTGTGTTTTTACCTACTCTCATTACTGATATTCCGATAGAAATTATAGAAATAGAAGCGGGAGAACTGCATAAAAACCTCGATACTTGTACGCAAGTGTGGCACGCACTTTCAGAATTAGGAGCCGACCGCAAGAGCTTGCTCATAAACGTAGGAGGAGGAGTGGTAACCGATTTAGGAGGCTTTGTGGCTTCTACCTATATGCGCGGAGTGCCCTTTATTAATGTGCCGACGAGTTTACTGGCAATGGTAGATGCCTCGGTAGGGGGGAAGACGGGGGTGGATTTAGGTCCTTTGAAAAATCTTGTAGGAGTGATAAACAATCCGTTGGGGGTGGTGATAGACTCGCAATATTTAGGAACGTTACCTGCTGAGGAATTGCGTAGCGGAATGGCAGAGATGTTTAAGCACGGACTTATTCGCTCGGAGGCTTATTGGAACAAAATGTGTGATTTGAGAAGCCTTTCGTTAGCTGATTTAGACAGTCTTATTCACGAATCGGTGGTGATAAAGAACGAGGTGGTAATGCAAGACCCGAAAGAATGTGGATTGAGAAAAATACTGAATTACGGTCATACGCTGGGGCACGCTATCGAGTCGTATTGCTTGGAAAACCCCAATCGCCAATGTTTGTTGCACGGAGAGGCTATTGCGATAGGAATAGTGTTGGCTACTTACCTATCGGTGAAAAAGTTAGGCTTTCCTAAGGGCAAATGCGATAAGGTGAAAAGCGTGTTGGGAGAGTATTTCAGCAAACAAACTTTTCATAAAGAGGATATTGAGGATATTTGTGAGTTGATGCGTTTTGACAAGAAGAATGTAGCGGGCAGAGTACACTTTGTGCTTTTAGAGGAGATAGGTAAGCCTAAAACGGATTGTGTAGTGCCTGAGGAAGAGATTTACGAGGCGTTTGAGTACTATAGCGAGTCGCACGGGGAGATAAAAGGTAAGAGATAAGAGGTAAAAGGTAAAGCCAGTGAGGGCTCACTGCTGGGTGTGTGGAGGCGGATTAATTAGCAAATGAGGAAATGAGAAAATGAGGAAATGAGAAAATGAGGAAATGAGAAAATGAGGGAATGGGAAAATGGGGAGATGAGAAAATTTGACTAATAAAACAATAATTAATTATGACAACCTTTTTTAGGACGTGACAGTGATTTTTTTTGGTGAAAATTAAGTGAGGAAGCAAAAGAAATAAAAAGTATATAAAGAATTAAACATTGAGATATAGCAATTACAATAGTATTTTTTGGTTATTTATTTTGGTGGTGTTACAAGGGTCGGCACAGAATTATTGGCGCAAGGCTGATTTCTCGACTCAGCGCAGTGTAGCAGTCACTACTAATAACTCCAATTATCAGTATTTTACACTGAATAAAAAGGCGTTTGCACGTGCTTTGGAAACCGATAGTAGACGCAGTGAGGCTACCGTTCAGATACCTGATGCCAACGGAACACTCATTACTTATCGCATTGCACCTACGCAGGTTCTTTCGGAAGCAGTTGCACGAAAATATCCTTCTATTAAAACTTTTGTGGGTAAATCAGTAACTGACCCCTCTAAACATATTCGTTTTACGTGGAGCGATTATGGGCTTGATGCTATTATGGAAGAAGAGTTGAGCTATTCGTTTATAGAAGCAGAAGATAAAGAAGGTGTTTATTACAGGGTTTATCGTCGTAAGGATGTTGAAAAAGCATTCATAGACTGTAAAACATTGGATGTGCCTACTCTTTTGCAGGAAAGTAAAGCGGCTCAACGCCCTTCATTTCAGACTAAACCTATGCAACGTACTTTTCGCATTGCAATTGCTTGCACCCACGAATATACTGATTATTTCTGGGGAAAGGCTTCAGCTTTTGCCCAAATAGTCAGTACGCTAAACCGTGTAAATGAGGTCTATGGGCAACAGCTGTCGATTGTTTTTCAGTTAGTTTCGGACGATAGTATAGTATATGAGACTAAAGATACTGACCCTTTTACGGGTATTAACTACGAAAAAGAATGGTACAAAAATAAAGCTCGTGTACTGCAAGAAGTTTTGGACAACAAGATAGGTAATGCTAATTATGATATAGGGCAGTTGTTTCACAATGCTGCAGAAGGAGGTAATGCAGGTTGTATAGGGTGCGTGTGTACCAACGACCTCAAAGGACAGGGATTTTCGTCTTATCCGTTTGCTTACGTACGCAATAGAAGTGCTTTTGATATAGATGTGGTAGCTCACGAGATAGGACATCAACTGGGGGCACGGCATACTTTTTCTTATCGCAGAGAAGATGGGTCGGGGTCGCAGATGGAACCAGGGAGTGGTACTACTATTATGAGCTACGCAGGAGTTACGCGATATTATGATGTACAACAGAATGCTGACCCTTATTTTCATCACCGCACTATTTACGACATTACAGATAACCTACAAGGCAAGTCTTGTGCTACCGAAATTTCTACGGGCAATACCCCTCCTGAGATACCCGACTTGAAAAGCTATACTATTCCGTATGGAACTGCTTATTTATTAGAAGGTACTGCTACCGATGCTGATGGCGATGCGTTGCTTTATACGTGGGAAGAAAGCGACAATTATACAGAAACGGGTAATTATTATTTTTCACCTACAATACGTTCAGGAGCTACGGCACGCTCTATGAAACCCTCAGCACAATCATATCGCTATATCCCGCGTTTGGAGCGTATAGTAGCGGGTACGCTCACCCAGCAGAATCCTAAAAAAGGAGATGCTTGGGAAACAGTGCTCAACATAGGGCGTACCTTGCATTGGACTTTTATGGTTATCGACCGTCCTTTAGCAAGCAATCAAACAGGAAATACAGCTTATAAAACCATTGATGTGGTAGTGAGTGCAGACGCGGGTCCGTTTAAAGTGAGTTCGCATACCGAGCAAAGCACTTGGTATGTAGGACAAAAAGTAAGTTTGCAGTGGAATGTAGCTAATACTGATAAAGCACCTGTGAATGCCGAAAAAGTGAAGATACTCTTTTCGACTGACGGGGGAGTTACTTTTTCGCATACCTTAGCTACGGGCTTACCTAATAACGGGAAAGCTGAAATAAGTGTGCCTGATGCTATTAAAACGCAGCAAGGAAGGTTTATGGTGAAAGCAGAAGAGAACCTATTTTTGGCAGTGAATGCAGGGACTATCACCGTAAAAGAAGATGACGATGTGGATAATGACGGTATACCTTCGCGTATGGATAATTGTCCGACAGTAGCCAACCCTGACCAAGCTGATGCTGATAATGACGGTATAGGCGATGTTTGTGATGAAGATATGGATGGTGATGGAATTTTAAATGTTTTGGATAACTGCCCTACCGTGTCTAACACTACCCAACAAGACACTGACAACGATGGCATAGGAGATGCTTGCGATAACGATATAGATGGAGATGGTTTCTTAAATGACCAAGATAATTGTCCTAATGTATACAATCCAGACCAAGCTGATTTAGACGATGATGGTATAGGCGACGCTTGTGATGACGATGTAGATGGCGACGGAATCCCGAATGCACAAGACCCACAGGTGGATTATGTGCTTATTTCCAACGCTTTTACCCCTAATGGCGATGGGGTGAATGATACTTATGTGATAGCGCGTGCTGAACGATACCCTAATAACACCCTGTATATATTTAATACCTTAGGGCAATTAGTCTACTCGGCTCACGGGTATAAGAACCAATGGGATGGTAAAAAGTTTGACGGTACCTTAGTGCCACGAGGTTCGTATGTAGCCGTTTTCAGCATTGACGGCAGTGAAAAGAACAAGAAACAACTTTGGATTTACATTAATTATTAAGAAGAGAAAAACACAGAATCCTATGAAAAAGATATTATTAAGTATATTGGTAATAGGCACAAGTGCTTTGCACGCACAAGCCACAGACCCTACGTACATTTTTTATCAACAACACGAAAACCTAATAAACCCAGCAGCAGTGGGAATGGAGTTTGGGCATACTATTTCGGTAGATATACGCAACCAGTGGCGAGGAATGACCGAAGCCCCACAAACGCAAACCTTTTTTACTACGCATCGTTTGAGTGACCGTGTGGGGTTAGGTTTTTCATTGGCAAGCAACAAAGTATTTATACAGAAACAAGCAGGCATTTATGCCGATTTCTCGTATGCAATACCCATTTCGTACAACTCGCGATTGATAGGAGGAATTAAATTTGGCGGTGATTTCTATAATATAGACGGAAGTGATATGACGTATTATAACGGCTTGTATAACCAATATTACCCTAATGGCACACGTATGCACCCTACTTATTATTACGACCCTTATTTGCAAACCATTTCAGGAAAGTTCCAGACTAACTTTGGGGCAGGGCTGTATTATGACCACCCTAACTTTTACGTAGGTTTTTCTATCCCTAATATGCTTGCTACCGATAGGGTGCGAATGGATAATGACCAAATGACTTCTTTAGCCGAAACGATGTACTTCTATACCATAGCAGGCTATTACTGGCGTCTTACTCCCGATTTCACTATTAAACCGCGTTTGCAGATGCGCTTAGCCAAAGGCGAATATCCCTCGACCGATATTACAGTAGCAGGAAACTTTTTGGAACGAGCAGAATTAGGGGTTACTTATCGCACAGATAAAGCTGTGAATGCTTATGTATTATTTAATATTCCTAATTATTATGTATCTATAGGCTATGGTTTTGAGAGCTATTTTCAAACCCATATGAATTTACAGTCGCGCAACTCTCACGAGTTTTTGGTGCAATTTAAATGGTAAGGCTAAGAGATGAAGATAAAACAAGGAGTGTTATTGTAATTTAGAATTTAAGTGTTTGAGTTGTTTTTGTTTCTAATTGTTAGTTTATATTGTCTTTACTCAAATATTGGAGCCTTTGTAGTTACAATTTGCTCTTATCCTTTATTAGAAGAAATTATTATCAGAATGAAAAGAAGATTACTTATCAGTGTTTTTTTGTTTATCGCAGGAGCACTACAAGCTCAATCTATACATCCTACGTACATATTTTATCAACAACACCAAAACTTGGCGAATCCAGCTGTAGTGGGTGTGGAAAAAGGGCATACTATTTCAGCAGATATTCGCAATCAATGGCGTGGAATGAATGAAGCTCCCCAAACGCAAACCTTTTTTACCACTCATAAGATAACTGACCGCGTGGGCTTAGGGCTTTCAGTAACCAATAATAAAGTATTTATCCAGAAGCAAACGGGTGTTTTTGGGGACTTTTCTTATAGAGTGCCTATAAACGAACATTCTAATATCGTAGGAGGAATTAAGTTTGGAGGAGAGTTTTATAATATTGATATAAGCCAAATACGCACATATAATCACTTGTACAATACGGGACAGAATGCTACGCGCTACGACCCCTATTTGCAAGATATCTCGGGGAAGTTCCAATTCAACTTTGGAGCTGGAGTTTATTATGAATTGCGTGACTTTTATGTAGGGCTATCTATCCCCAATATGCTTGCTTCTGATAAAGTGGGTATGGAGAATGATGTAATGACTTCCGTCGCCCAGAATATGTTGTATTATGCAATGGCGGGCTATCATTGGCATATCTCTTCTGAATTTACTCTAAAACCAAGCGTACAAATACGTCTTGCTAAAAAACAAGATGCCTCAACAAACTTCACTGTAGCTACTGACTATTTAAACCGTGCTGAGGTAGGGCTTACCTATCGCACTGATAAGGCTTTTAGCTCTTATGTGCTCTTCAATATCCCGAATTATTATTTATCAGTGGGATATGGTTTTGAAACCTACTTTCAAACACATCTCAATTTACAATCGCGTAACTCTCACGAGTTTTTGGTACAAGTGAAGTGGTAGGTGCAAGTCCCACGGGCAATTATTTTACTGTATATTGGAGCGTAGTATACTGTGCCACCCGAAAACCTCCAAGAGGGTTCTCACGAGAATTTCCTTTGTTCACAATATTACCTATGGGGCGCGTAGGAATAGTAAACGGACCTTGTCCTTCTGATAATCTTATAAGCATTTGCACAAATTCTTTGTATTGAGGGTGAATCCGATAAAGTGTTACGTTTACAATATCTCCTTTGTTTAACTTATCATTATTGAGTCCTATCATTATAAAGAAAAACTTATAGTTAGCTATATAGTTGTCATCCAAAGTCCCGTAAGTAATTTTTTTGCTACTACTTTGTGTCAGCCTTACTAAATAAGCATTGGCTACACCATCACTAATACCGTCAAAGTAGAATTTTAACTCTATTTGGTCACCTAAAAAGCCTCCGTTTTCTTTTTGTACTATTTTGTCAGAAGGTATTATAGGAGCTTCAAGCATTTTGCTCTTAGCAGTATAAGTTTGTCCGTTGAGTTCTATGATAAGTTCATAGTCCTTGCCTAACTCAGGAGTGATACCTGCGGGGAATACATAACGGCTACCGCCTTTTAATGTGGCTACGTTATCTGTGGTAATGGTAGAAGTACCGTCCCATAACGAGAGTTGGTACTCTTGCGTCTGGGTTTGAGTATGTGCTTTGATTTTCACAATGGCATTATCAATAGCAGGTGAAGGCGTATCGCCAAAATAGGCTTCCGTATAACTGATGTCCACTACAGGATAGGCTTTTGTTTCTCCTTTCTTCCAATCGAGAGATGCATCAATCACTAACTTTTGAGGAGCAGAGTCCAATTTTAAATCTATGACCTCTTCACAAGAAGTTAAAGCTAAAGCACAGAGAAGTATAATATAAATATTTCTTATTTTCATAGTAAATAGAGGTTTAAGTATTAGAAACTAAAATTATAAGTTACACTGGGTATGATACCAAAAATAGAGAGTTTAACGGCTTCATTTTTATGGGTGTCTAAGTTCTCACGGAAGGAAACACTCACAGCATTCTTGCGGTTGTACACGTTGTAAATACCGAATACCCATTCGCTTTTCCAACGCTTGTTTGGGCGTTGTGGCGTATAGGTAGCCGAAAGATCCAAACGGTGATAAGTAGGCAAGCGGTATTCGTTTCGTTTGCTATAGTCAGGAACACTCATTCCTAAGTAGTTATAACGTCCTACGGGGTAATTAGTAGGTAAGCCTGATTGAAAGTTAAATACAGCTCCGAATGTCCATTTAGCAGAGAGCTCATAGGTAGCCGTAATCGAAACATCGTGAGGTTTGTCGTAGGGAGCACTATACCAGTCGCCGTAGTTGATACCTATTTCTTCAGAGGTACGTCCTTTAGTTTGCATTTCCGATTTTGAGAGTGTATAAGCTATCCACCCAGTGAGTTTACCGGTGTTTTTACGCAATAACAGTTCCAAACCATAAGCTCTGTTTTCCCCTGTTAGCAATACTTGTTCAATTGCTTCGTTAGCAATGAGGTTCGCACCGTCTATATAGTCTAACCGATTTTGCACTTTCTTGTAATAAGTTTCAACCTCTATGCTGTATTTATCGTCCGAGAAGTTAGAAGCATAACCCAACGCCACTTGGTCAGCTAACTGTGGTTTGATAAACTCATCACTGGGTGCCCATACGTTCAAAGGCGAAGGCGAAGCTGTGTTAGAAATCAAATGTACATATTGAGCCGTACGCGCATAACTCGCTTTTATTGATTTATTATCGTTGAAAGCATAACTCATAGTAAAGCGCGGTTCGAAGTTAGAGTACAAATTTATAATACGGTTACTACCGTAGTACTTCGTCCCAATAGGGGTTGCTTTCTGATAGATTTGTCGGCTAGCGTTAAATATCACAGGGTTGTCATCTTTATACACATTTACAGTACGCTTTCCTAAGTGATAGAAAGAGCTCAATCTCACTCCGTACGATACCGTAAGAGCATCTCCTAATTTCTGTTCGGCATCTATATAAAAAGCTGTTTCGGCAGCGTATTTATGGTCAAGAACCTTTTCTTTGATAGTAGAGGCAGGAGATTTAGGGAGGACTTTACCAGGTTTGAAGGTATAATATAGTCCTTGAAATCCATAAGTGAATTTAAACTTCTCTGATACATAGTTCTTGAAATCATATTTTAG is from Capnocytophaga ochracea DSM 7271 and encodes:
- a CDS encoding PorP/SprF family type IX secretion system membrane protein; the protein is MKRRLLISVFLFIAGALQAQSIHPTYIFYQQHQNLANPAVVGVEKGHTISADIRNQWRGMNEAPQTQTFFTTHKITDRVGLGLSVTNNKVFIQKQTGVFGDFSYRVPINEHSNIVGGIKFGGEFYNIDISQIRTYNHLYNTGQNATRYDPYLQDISGKFQFNFGAGVYYELRDFYVGLSIPNMLASDKVGMENDVMTSVAQNMLYYAMAGYHWHISSEFTLKPSVQIRLAKKQDASTNFTVATDYLNRAEVGLTYRTDKAFSSYVLFNIPNYYLSVGYGFETYFQTHLNLQSRNSHEFLVQVKW
- a CDS encoding thrombospondin type 3 repeat-containing protein, which encodes MRYSNYNSIFWLFILVVLQGSAQNYWRKADFSTQRSVAVTTNNSNYQYFTLNKKAFARALETDSRRSEATVQIPDANGTLITYRIAPTQVLSEAVARKYPSIKTFVGKSVTDPSKHIRFTWSDYGLDAIMEEELSYSFIEAEDKEGVYYRVYRRKDVEKAFIDCKTLDVPTLLQESKAAQRPSFQTKPMQRTFRIAIACTHEYTDYFWGKASAFAQIVSTLNRVNEVYGQQLSIVFQLVSDDSIVYETKDTDPFTGINYEKEWYKNKARVLQEVLDNKIGNANYDIGQLFHNAAEGGNAGCIGCVCTNDLKGQGFSSYPFAYVRNRSAFDIDVVAHEIGHQLGARHTFSYRREDGSGSQMEPGSGTTIMSYAGVTRYYDVQQNADPYFHHRTIYDITDNLQGKSCATEISTGNTPPEIPDLKSYTIPYGTAYLLEGTATDADGDALLYTWEESDNYTETGNYYFSPTIRSGATARSMKPSAQSYRYIPRLERIVAGTLTQQNPKKGDAWETVLNIGRTLHWTFMVIDRPLASNQTGNTAYKTIDVVVSADAGPFKVSSHTEQSTWYVGQKVSLQWNVANTDKAPVNAEKVKILFSTDGGVTFSHTLATGLPNNGKAEISVPDAIKTQQGRFMVKAEENLFLAVNAGTITVKEDDDVDNDGIPSRMDNCPTVANPDQADADNDGIGDVCDEDMDGDGILNVLDNCPTVSNTTQQDTDNDGIGDACDNDIDGDGFLNDQDNCPNVYNPDQADLDDDGIGDACDDDVDGDGIPNAQDPQVDYVLISNAFTPNGDGVNDTYVIARAERYPNNTLYIFNTLGQLVYSAHGYKNQWDGKKFDGTLVPRGSYVAVFSIDGSEKNKKQLWIYINY
- a CDS encoding PorP/SprF family type IX secretion system membrane protein, with the protein product MKKILLSILVIGTSALHAQATDPTYIFYQQHENLINPAAVGMEFGHTISVDIRNQWRGMTEAPQTQTFFTTHRLSDRVGLGFSLASNKVFIQKQAGIYADFSYAIPISYNSRLIGGIKFGGDFYNIDGSDMTYYNGLYNQYYPNGTRMHPTYYYDPYLQTISGKFQTNFGAGLYYDHPNFYVGFSIPNMLATDRVRMDNDQMTSLAETMYFYTIAGYYWRLTPDFTIKPRLQMRLAKGEYPSTDITVAGNFLERAELGVTYRTDKAVNAYVLFNIPNYYVSIGYGFESYFQTHMNLQSRNSHEFLVQFKW
- a CDS encoding DUF4249 domain-containing protein encodes the protein MKIRNIYIILLCALALTSCEEVIDLKLDSAPQKLVIDASLDWKKGETKAYPVVDISYTEAYFGDTPSPAIDNAIVKIKAHTQTQTQEYQLSLWDGTSTITTDNVATLKGGSRYVFPAGITPELGKDYELIIELNGQTYTAKSKMLEAPIIPSDKIVQKENGGFLGDQIELKFYFDGISDGVANAYLVRLTQSSSKKITYGTLDDNYIANYKFFFIMIGLNNDKLNKGDIVNVTLYRIHPQYKEFVQMLIRLSEGQGPFTIPTRPIGNIVNKGNSRENPLGGFRVAQYTTLQYTVK
- the aroB gene encoding 3-dehydroquinate synthase translates to MEANVIRAGNYNVYFNEEGTDFINRMVAEKRPSKLFLLVDSHTNEKCLPVFLPTLITDIPIEIIEIEAGELHKNLDTCTQVWHALSELGADRKSLLINVGGGVVTDLGGFVASTYMRGVPFINVPTSLLAMVDASVGGKTGVDLGPLKNLVGVINNPLGVVIDSQYLGTLPAEELRSGMAEMFKHGLIRSEAYWNKMCDLRSLSLADLDSLIHESVVIKNEVVMQDPKECGLRKILNYGHTLGHAIESYCLENPNRQCLLHGEAIAIGIVLATYLSVKKLGFPKGKCDKVKSVLGEYFSKQTFHKEDIEDICELMRFDKKNVAGRVHFVLLEEIGKPKTDCVVPEEEIYEAFEYYSESHGEIKGKR
- a CDS encoding peptidylprolyl isomerase → MNKTKIWSALVILLFTTPFFAQNNERRKVDGVAAVVGDYLILESDIDKAYIDLQQQEVDTREINRCQMLGKLMEDKLYAHQAVQDSVKLTDSEVRDQVNQRIEFLTAQLGGDIKKLLEFYKKDDEQSMRDELFNLLKVSMLAQRMKQQIIKDIEVTPEEVRTFFNAIPADERPHFGTELEIAQIVVNPVAPKSSVQKVINQLNDIKKDVEENGMSFSTKAILYSQDRATGGQVLTFNRNSAFDKAFKDVAFTLREGEISKPFESSFGWHIIQMDKIRGKEVSVRHILLMPEIPQEALNEAKEKIAKIRDRIVNKELTFDEAARNFSDEKETRNDGGQLINPEDLSTRFELTRIEPTLYARISDLKDNEVSVPFLDEDRTGKKTYKIYQITNRIEEHQADFVKDYVKIQDLALKEKQLKAISKWMKEHIEKTYISVNGEYKNCKFENNWLKK
- a CDS encoding AIR synthase related protein encodes the protein MEVSKRYAQRGVSAAKDEVHKAIKNINKGLFPKAFCKIVPDYLTGDDNYCLIMHADGAGTKSALAYMYWKETGDLSVWKGIAQDALIMNIDDLLCVGAVDNIMLSSTIGRNKNLIPAEVISAIINGTEELIAELSAFGVHIHSTGGETADVGDLVRTIIVDSTVTARIERRKVIDNANIKAGNVIVGLASYGQATYENEYNGGMGSNGLTSARHDVFAKVLADKYPESFDASVPSELVYAGTKQLTDKVIGSPLNAGKLVLSPTRTYAPIIKKILEKYNNTQICGMVHCSGGAQTKILHFVDNLHIIKDNLFPTPPLFKLIQEESKTDWKEMYQVFNCGHRMELYVKEAIAEDIITIAKSFNVEAQIIGRVASSDNKCLTIKSEYGTFEY